One window of Hypanus sabinus isolate sHypSab1 chromosome 18, sHypSab1.hap1, whole genome shotgun sequence genomic DNA carries:
- the ran gene encoding GTP-binding nuclear protein Ran gives MGEQGEPQVQFKLVLVGDGGTGKTTFVKRHLTGEFEKKYVATLGVEVHPLVFHTNRGPIKFNVWDTAGQEKFGGLRDGYYIQAQCAIIMFDVTSRVTYKNVPNWHRDLVRVCENIPIVLCGNKVDIKDRKVKAKSIVFHRKKNLQYYDISAKSNYNFEKPFLWLARKLIGDPNLEFVAMPALAPPEVQMDPQLAAQYEEDLKIAQDTALPDEDDDL, from the exons ATGGGCGAACAGGGAGAACCTCAAGTTCAGTTCAAG CTTGTACTTGTCGGAGATGGTGGCACTGGTAAAACAACTTTTGTGAAGCGCCATTTGACTGGTGAATTTGAAAAGAAGTATGTAG CAACTTTGGGAGTTGAAGTTCACCCATTAGTGTTCCATACTAACAGAGGACCTATCAAATTCAATGTGTGGGATACTGCTGGTCAAGAGAAATTTGGTGGTCTCCGGGATGGTTATTATATTCAAG CTCAGTGTGCCATTATCATGTTTGATGTAACCTCACGGGTGACATACAAGAATGTGCCTAACTGGCATCGAGATCTGGTGCGTGTATGTGAAAACATCCCCATCGTGCTGTGTGGCAATAAAGTTGACATTAAAGACAGAAAAGTGAAGGCAAAATCTATTGTCTTCCACAGAAAGAAGAACCTCCAG TACTATGACATTTCTGCCAAAAGCAACTACAACTTTGAGAAGCCGTTCCTGTGGCTTGCCAGGAAGCTCATTGGAGATCCCAACTTGGAGTTTGTTGCTATGCCAGCCTTGGCACCACCAGAGGTTCAGATGGACCCGCAACTAGCTGCACAATATGAAGAGGATCTCAAG ATTGCTCAAGACACTGCATTACCAGATGAGGACGATGACCTGTGA